TCCGTCGGCGCGTCGCCGATCGCGGGCTCATCCTGTCGGAATCGCCGGGTGAAGTCGATGAGGGCTTCGATCTCCGCCGGCGACAACCGGTTACGGAAAGACGGCATGGTCTTGTAGCCCTCGGCGATTCGGCGATGGGCATCCTGGCGATCACCGCTCAGCAGGGTCGATTCCCGCAGGTCGAGGTTGGGGCGGTCGAGGCGAGGATTGCCCTGCCCCTGGTCGCCGTGACATTGGGCGCAGTAATAGCCGTAGAGAGCCGGCGGGCTGCGGTCCTCGGGCCCGCAAGCGAGGGCGAGAAAGGACCCGGCCGAGAGCAGGAGCAGGGCCGTGGCGGCGGGCTTCACCGGTTGCGGCGCAGCTCCTTGAGGTACTCCATCACCGCCCGCACCTCGTCCCGGCTGAGCTCCGGCGACGGCGGCATCTTGCCGAGGATGCCGTCGCGAATGGCGGATTCGATGGCGACTTCGTCGCTGCCGTAATTCCACGAGTCGTCGAGCAGGTCGGCGTAGGGCTGGCCCATATAGCGCGGCGTGTTGCCGGCGCCGTCGAGACCGTGGCACTCGGCGCAGCGCTTGCGCCACACCTGCTCGCCGAGGGAGCGCTTCGGCAGCAGGTCGCAGGCGGTGAGGCCGACGGCGAGGCCGGTGCTCAGCAACAGGTATCCAGAGGCTCGCTTCATGGTGTCGGCGGAGGTTCCCGGTGGACCTGCGTCGACGTCGCCTGATCGCGTGGGCGGACGACGATCTCGTCGATGTTGACGTGGCTCGGCCGGGTGGCGGCCCAGGCGATGCACTCGGCGACGTCCTCGGCGGTCAGCGGATTCATGCCGGCGTAAACGGCGGCGGCGCGTTCGGCGTCGCCATCGAAGCGCACCAGCGAAAACTCGGTCTCCACCAGCCCAGGATTGACCGCCGTCACCCGCACCGGCTGGCCGAGGAGCTCGAGCCGCAGCGTGCCGGTGAGAGCGCGCAGGGCGTGCTTGGCGGCGGTGTAGCCGGCGCCACCGGGGTAGACCTCGAAGCCCGCCGTCGAGCCGACATTGACGATCTGACCGTCGCCCGAGGCCACCAGCTTGGGAAGCAGCTGGCGGGTCATGGCGAGGGTGCCGAGGACGTTGGTGCGGTACATCCACTCCCAACGCTCGTCGGAGGCCGATTCGACGGCGTCGAGACCCCAGGCGCCGCCGGCGTTGTTGACCAGCAGGTGAACCTCCTCGAGGTGGGCGCAGAAGGCGGCAACGCTCGCCGCGTCGGTGACGTCGAGGGGGTGGCAGCGCGCTCCGATGGCGCTGGCGGTGTCTTCCAGGGGCTGCTGGCGGCGGGCGCCGAGGACGACCTCGAAGCCGGCTCGGCGGAGCGCTCCAGCGGTCGCGGCTCCGATGCCCGAGCTGGCACCGGTGACGATGGCGGTTTTGCTCACGAAGGACCTCCAGCGCCGCTCTTCTTTCGGCTCCAGCCGCGGATCAGCGCATTCACCACCGCCAGCACCGCACCGCCGAGGATCGCCGGCAGCCAACCGGCGACCTCGAAGCCTGGAACCAGCCAGGCGGCAAGGCGCAGCAGAAGACCGTTGATCACGAGATAGAAAAGGCCCAGCGTGACGATCAGCAGCGGCAGCGAGAAGAGCGTCAGGAAGGGCTTGACCAGACAGTTGAGCAGACCGATGGCGAGGCCGGCGAAGAGCAGCGTCGGCAGGTCGCCCTGGTGGCCGATGCCGGGCACCAGATGGGCGATCAGATAGAGGGCGAGGCCGTTGAGGGCGATTTGGAGGACGATGCGGGTCACGAAGCGGCCTCGGCGAGATGCTCGCGCCAGCGGTCGATGCCGGCGCAGGCGACGCTGCGCTCGTTGTCGAAGGTCAGCCGCTCGATGCCCTCTTGCCACGGAAACCAGGCGGCGCCGGAGACCTCCTCGGGATCGAAGTTGGCGGTCGAGCCGCCGATGAACTCGAGCAGGAAGTAGTCGACCCGCTTGAGGACTTCGCGGCGTCGGTGAGGGAAACGGTACTCGATATGGGGCAGCGGAGCGATCACGCGCCCCTCGATGCCGGTCTCTTCGAGCACTTCCCGGAGGGCCGTCTGCTCGAGCGTCTCGCCCTTCTCGATATGACCCTTGGGGAGCTGCCAACGGCGGCCGTCTTGCAGCGAGATGAGGAGGATCTCCTGCTCGCGAACCACCAGGCCTCCCGCGGAGTGTTCATGGCGCAGCTTGCCCTTCTTGCCGGCACGCTGCCTTTTTTTCTTTTTCTTCGTCATCGCTCGCTGCGGCCCGGCGGGCTGCCGGCGGTCCTCATGCGGGGGCCGGCTCAATTGGCGGTGTCACCGTCGGCCGGCTGGGACCAAGCGAGTCGAGCCGGATCGACCCCGGCGGCGCGCACCGCCTCCTCCCACATGGTTTCGGGCTCGTCGCTGAAAACGAAATCCGGCGGCAGCGGTGTGGTCAGCCAGTCGTTGCGCTGAATCTCCGAGATCAATTGTCCATCGTCCCAGCCGGCGTAGCCGAGGAACAACCGCAGATCGCTCGGCGGTGTCTTGGCGAGGAGGTCGAGCACTTCGAGGTGTTGGGTCAGGGAGAGACCCGCCGCCAGCTCGCGGCTGGCTTCTGGGGGGCCGAGCGGCTGACCGCCGTAGAGGACGGTCCCGAGCTGCTGCTGCACCGGACCACCGAAATGGGCGAGACTCGCCGAGTCGCCCTGCCAGGCGAGCTCCAGGCCCTTGAGGATCTCGCGCACTTGGAGCGGCGCGACGCGATTCAACACCAAGCCGAAGCTGCCTTCCTCGGTGTGCTCGATGAGCAGCACCACGGAGCGCAGAAAGTCCGGATCCCGCACCTGCGGCATCGCGATCAGGAGAACCGGAGGCGTGAGCTCGAAGCGGTCTTGCGACATTGGTGCGATTCTAACCCGGTGGCCGGTCCGATCTGCCTTTTCCGCCGCGTCGCGGCTTGTTCTACAATGGAGACTGGAGTCGGATTGCTTGTCGCGCTTACCCTGGCCCGACCAGCCCGCCTCGCAGTTCTGTCCCCCGCACCATCCCGGGGGCCGGAGCCACGGCGGGGTTTCTCCGATTTCGCTACGCTGTTTATCCGCCGGTGAGCCCTGGACCCGCGAGTCTGTTTGGTCGTCCCGTTCGGCGGGACCGGGCAGCGCCGTCTGTCGCCGGCATTGAATTTCTTGCAGGAGAAAGCGAGCTATGGCCGATACCTTCGGAACCCACGGATCCTTCACGGTCGACGGTGAGAGCTTCGCCATCGCCCGGCTGCCGGCACTGGAGGATCGCGGGCGGTCGATCGCGCGCCTCCCCTATGCCCTCAAGATCCTCCTCGAGAACTTGCTGCGCCGCGAAGACGGCCTGGTGGTGACGATCGACGATATCGAGGCGCTGATCGACTGGCAGCCGCAGGCGGTGCCGTCTCAGGAGATCGCCTTCATGCCGTCGCGGGTGCTGCTGCAGGACTTCACCGGCGTGCCGGCGGTAGTCGACTTGGCGGCGATGCGCGATGCCATGAACGAGCTCGGCGGCAGTCCGACGAAGATCAATCCGATGCAGCCGGTCGAGCTGGTGATCGATCACTCGGTGCAGGTCGACGAGTACGGCAAGGCGGCGGCGCTGCTGATCAACTCCGAGAAAGAGTTCGAGCGCAACCGCGAGCGCTACGCCTTCCTGCGCTGGGGGCAGCAGGCCTTCGACAACTTCAAGGTGGTGCCGCCGGAGACCGGCATCGTGCACCAGGTCAACCTCGAGTACCTGGCCCGGGGCGTGATGGTGTCGCCGCGGGACGCTGCTTCCGGGAGGCTTCCCTTCGCTTTCCCGGACACCCTCGTCGGCACCGATTCCCACACCACCATGATCAACGGTATCGGCGTTCTCGGCTGGGGCGTCGGCGGCATCGAAGCGGAGGCGGCGATGCTCGGCCAGCCGATCTCGATGCTGATTCCGCAGGTCGTCGGCTTCCGCCTCGAGGGTCGCCTGCCGGAAGGTGCAACGGCCACCGATCTGGTGCTGATGGTCACCGAGAAGCTGCGCGCCAAGGGGGTGGTGGGCAAGTTCGTCGAATTCTTCGGTCCTGGCCTTACTCAGCTGGCGCTGGCGGACCGCGCCACCATCAGCAATATGGCCCCCGAGTACGGTGCCACCTGCGGCCTGTTCCCGGTGGACGACGTCGCCATCGAGTACCTACGTTTCACCGGCCGCTCCGAGAGCCAGGTCCGTCTGGTCGAGACCTACTACAAGGAACAGGGCATGTTCCACACGGCCGCCACCCCGGATGCCGAGTACAGCGACACGCTGGGCCTCGATCTGAGCACCGTCGAGCCATCCCTGGCGGGCCCCAAGCGGCCGCAGGACCGCATCTACCTCGGGGCCGTCAAGAAGTCCTTCGAGGATGGCCTCGGCAATCTGCGGGGAGTTGCCAAGGGCGGCGGTGGCCGCGTCGCGGCGGCCGCTGGCGGCGGCGGGACGGCCGTCGCCGAACCGGTGGTGTCGGACGACGGCTCGGTCTTCGTCACCCGCGGCGAAGAAGAGATCGTGCTCGATCACGGATCGATCGTGATCGCCGCGATCACGAGCTGCACCAACACCTCGAACCCTTCGGTGATGGTGGCCGCCGGATTGGTGGCGAAGAATGCCGTCGAACGGGGACTCGAGGTCAAGCCGTGGGTCAAGACCAGCTTGGCGCCGGGGTCCAAGGTGGTGACCCGCTATCTCGCCGAAGCCGGCCTCACGCCCTTTCTCGAAGCCTTGAAGTTCCACACGGTGGGCTATGGCTGCACCACCTGCATCGGCAACAGTGGTCCCCTCGACGGGGAGATCTCGGCCGGCATCCACGCCGGTGGATTGGTCTGTGCCTCGGTGCTGTCGGGCAACCGCAACTTCGAAGGTCGCATCAGTCCCGACGTGCGCGCCAACTACTTGGCCTCGCCGCCCCTGGTGGTGGCCTACGCTCTGGCCGGCCGCATCGACATCGATCTCTACAACGAGCCCCTCGGGACCGATCGCGACGGTAACGATGTCTATCTCAAAGAGCTCTGGCCGAGCCAGGAGGAGATTCGCACCACCGTCGGCAGGGCCTTGCGGGCGGAAATGTTCGAGAGCGAGTACAGCAGTGTCTTCGCCGGGGACGAACGCTGGCGGGCGCTGCCGGTGCCGGAGGGTGAGACCTACGCCTGGGACGACGACTCCACCTACGTCAAGCTGCCGCCGTTTTTTGCCGGCATGGGAGTCGAGCCGCCGATGGTCGAGGACATCCACGATGCTCGCGTGTTGGCACTCCTCGGCGACAGCATCACCACCGATCACATCTCGCCGGCCGGCGCCATCAAGGCCGACAGCCCGGCGGGCAAATACCTGGTCGAGCGCGGCGTGACGCCCAAGGACTTCAACTCCTACGGCTCCCGCCGCGGCAACCACGAAGTGATGATGCGCGGCACCTTCGCCAACATCCGTCTGCGCAACAAGCTGGTGCCGGAGATCGAGGGCGGCTGGACCCTCCACCTGCCGGACGGCGAACCGATGACCATCTTCGATGCCTCGATGAAGTATCAAGACGCCGGCGTCGCTTCTATCGTGCTCGCCGGTCGAGAGTACGGCACCGGCTCCTCCCGCGACTGGGCCGCCAAAGGGCCTCGGCTCCTCGGCGTGCGCGCCGTCATCGCCGCCAGCTACGAGCGCATCCACCGCAGCAACCTGGTCGGCATGGGCATCGCCCCTCTCGAGTTCGTCGATGGCCAGGATGCCGAAGCCCTGGGCCTCAACGGCCACGAGGTCTACGACATCGATGGCCTCGCCGCCGGTGTCGCCGCCAGCTTCGCCAACGGTCGCCGGGTCCAGGTCACCGCCCGCCGCGACAACGGCGAAACCGTCGAGTTCGAAGCCAAAGTGCGCCTCGACACACCGCAGGAGGTGTTGTACTACCAGCACGGCGGCATCCTGCATTACGTCCTGCGTCAGCTCAGGGGGTAGGGCAAGGAGTGACTGCCCGAGGCGGCGCCGTGTGGGCGCCGAGGACGAGGGTAAAGGCGCACGACATGTGCGTCGCCGGGCCGCGCAGGCCTGAGGTGGGCGCCTAGCCCCCTCTGAAGCTGTTGGAGAGAAACGCTGCCGTCTGCTAGTGGAGCAGGCGGCATCCGAGGGCGCAGCCCGAGGCGGCGCCTTGGGCGCCGAGGACGGGGGTGAAGGCGCACGACATGTGCGTGCGCCTGAGGGGGGCGCCTAGCCCCCCTGGAAGAACTAGCCCCCCAATGGAAAAAGCCCCGCGGCGAAGAGGGGATCGGCGCGGGGGAGGAGAGGGAGCTTTTTTTGTGGGCTGGAGCCGGGGAGGCTCCGGTTGGGCGGGTCGTTGAGCTCCCGACGGCCCGCGTCGAGGAAGAGAACACGCAGTGCCGGCGGAAGATTCCGGAAAGGGACGAGAATCGTCGGGGCGAGGCGACGCGGTCGAGAGCACATGTATACCGTTTTCAAAGACTTCACCTTCGCGGCGGCGCACTTCATCGTGGGGCACCAGGGCGGCTGTGAAAACCTCCACGGTCACAACTACCGGGTGCGGGTCTTCGCCGCCGCCGAGAGCCTCGACGAGCTCGGCATGGTGGTCGATTTCGCCAACCTCAAGGCGGTCATGGCGCAGGTGCTCGATCCCTTCGATCACCGGGTGATCAACGACATCCCACCCTTCGACCAACGCAGCACCACCGCGGAGAGCCTGGCGTCCTTTGTTCACGGCGAGGTGGCTCGGCGGCTGAGCGACGATCGGGTGACCATTCCGCGGGTGGAGGTGTGGGAGAACGACACCTCCTGCGCCATCTACGAGCCATGACCACCACCTCGGCCCAGCGGCCGGTCTCCGAAGTGAGGCGGTTGCCAGCGACGCAGCGGCTGCGGATTCACGAGATCTTCTACTCGCTGCAGGGTGAGTCGACGGCCATCGGTCGGCCTTGCGTCCTGGTGCGCTTGACCGGTTGTCAGATGCGCTGCCGCTGGTGCGACACGGAGTACGCCTTCTACGAAGGGGATTGGCGCTCCCTCGACGACGTGCTGAAGGAGGTCGAAGGCTATGGCTGCCCGCTGGTCGAGGTCACCGGCGGCGAGCCCCTCCTGCAGCGCGGCGCCCGTCCCCTGATGACGGCCCTCTGCGATCGCGGCTACGAAGTGCTGCTCGAGACCGGCGGCGGCGTCGACATCAGCGATGTCGACCCGCGGGTGCGACGGATCGTCGACGTCAAGTGCCCGGGCAGCGGTGAGGCCGAGAATAACCACTGGCCCAACCTCGATCTTCTGACGGCGCGCGACGAGATCAAGATGGTGATCTGCGACGAAGCCGACTACCTCTGGGCGCGGGATCTGCTGCGTCGTCTCGAGGGCCGCGGCCGCCTGGCCGAGATCGGGGCGGTTCACCTGTCTCCGGTGCACGGCGAGCTCGACGCCCCCGCCCTCGCCGAGTGGATCTTGCGGGACCGCCTGCCGGTGCGTCTCGCGCTGCAGCTCCACAAGCTTCTCTGGGGAGCGGACCAGCGCGGCGTATAGGTCCCGCCGGGGCCTGATCGAGGCTCCGAAATCGTCGGTCTTTCGTGGCCCT
This window of the Acidobacteriota bacterium genome carries:
- a CDS encoding cytochrome c; the protein is MKPAATALLLLSAGSFLALACGPEDRSPPALYGYYCAQCHGDQGQGNPRLDRPNLDLRESTLLSGDRQDAHRRIAEGYKTMPSFRNRLSPAEIEALIDFTRRFRQDEPAIGDAPTEPNL
- a CDS encoding phage holin family protein, with product MTRIVLQIALNGLALYLIAHLVPGIGHQGDLPTLLFAGLAIGLLNCLVKPFLTLFSLPLLIVTLGLFYLVINGLLLRLAAWLVPGFEVAGWLPAILGGAVLAVVNALIRGWSRKKSGAGGPS
- a CDS encoding NUDIX hydrolase, encoding MTKKKKKRQRAGKKGKLRHEHSAGGLVVREQEILLISLQDGRRWQLPKGHIEKGETLEQTALREVLEETGIEGRVIAPLPHIEYRFPHRRREVLKRVDYFLLEFIGGSTANFDPEEVSGAAWFPWQEGIERLTFDNERSVACAGIDRWREHLAEAAS
- the acnA gene encoding aconitate hydratase AcnA, translating into MADTFGTHGSFTVDGESFAIARLPALEDRGRSIARLPYALKILLENLLRREDGLVVTIDDIEALIDWQPQAVPSQEIAFMPSRVLLQDFTGVPAVVDLAAMRDAMNELGGSPTKINPMQPVELVIDHSVQVDEYGKAAALLINSEKEFERNRERYAFLRWGQQAFDNFKVVPPETGIVHQVNLEYLARGVMVSPRDAASGRLPFAFPDTLVGTDSHTTMINGIGVLGWGVGGIEAEAAMLGQPISMLIPQVVGFRLEGRLPEGATATDLVLMVTEKLRAKGVVGKFVEFFGPGLTQLALADRATISNMAPEYGATCGLFPVDDVAIEYLRFTGRSESQVRLVETYYKEQGMFHTAATPDAEYSDTLGLDLSTVEPSLAGPKRPQDRIYLGAVKKSFEDGLGNLRGVAKGGGGRVAAAAGGGGTAVAEPVVSDDGSVFVTRGEEEIVLDHGSIVIAAITSCTNTSNPSVMVAAGLVAKNAVERGLEVKPWVKTSLAPGSKVVTRYLAEAGLTPFLEALKFHTVGYGCTTCIGNSGPLDGEISAGIHAGGLVCASVLSGNRNFEGRISPDVRANYLASPPLVVAYALAGRIDIDLYNEPLGTDRDGNDVYLKELWPSQEEIRTTVGRALRAEMFESEYSSVFAGDERWRALPVPEGETYAWDDDSTYVKLPPFFAGMGVEPPMVEDIHDARVLALLGDSITTDHISPAGAIKADSPAGKYLVERGVTPKDFNSYGSRRGNHEVMMRGTFANIRLRNKLVPEIEGGWTLHLPDGEPMTIFDASMKYQDAGVASIVLAGREYGTGSSRDWAAKGPRLLGVRAVIAASYERIHRSNLVGMGIAPLEFVDGQDAEALGLNGHEVYDIDGLAAGVAASFANGRRVQVTARRDNGETVEFEAKVRLDTPQEVLYYQHGGILHYVLRQLRG
- a CDS encoding radical SAM protein — protein: MTTTSAQRPVSEVRRLPATQRLRIHEIFYSLQGESTAIGRPCVLVRLTGCQMRCRWCDTEYAFYEGDWRSLDDVLKEVEGYGCPLVEVTGGEPLLQRGARPLMTALCDRGYEVLLETGGGVDISDVDPRVRRIVDVKCPGSGEAENNHWPNLDLLTARDEIKMVICDEADYLWARDLLRRLEGRGRLAEIGAVHLSPVHGELDAPALAEWILRDRLPVRLALQLHKLLWGADQRGV
- a CDS encoding SDR family NAD(P)-dependent oxidoreductase; amino-acid sequence: MSKTAIVTGASSGIGAATAGALRRAGFEVVLGARRQQPLEDTASAIGARCHPLDVTDAASVAAFCAHLEEVHLLVNNAGGAWGLDAVESASDERWEWMYRTNVLGTLAMTRQLLPKLVASGDGQIVNVGSTAGFEVYPGGAGYTAAKHALRALTGTLRLELLGQPVRVTAVNPGLVETEFSLVRFDGDAERAAAVYAGMNPLTAEDVAECIAWAATRPSHVNIDEIVVRPRDQATSTQVHREPPPTP
- a CDS encoding YqgE/AlgH family protein — protein: MSQDRFELTPPVLLIAMPQVRDPDFLRSVVLLIEHTEEGSFGLVLNRVAPLQVREILKGLELAWQGDSASLAHFGGPVQQQLGTVLYGGQPLGPPEASRELAAGLSLTQHLEVLDLLAKTPPSDLRLFLGYAGWDDGQLISEIQRNDWLTTPLPPDFVFSDEPETMWEEAVRAAGVDPARLAWSQPADGDTAN
- a CDS encoding c-type cytochrome, which encodes MKRASGYLLLSTGLAVGLTACDLLPKRSLGEQVWRKRCAECHGLDGAGNTPRYMGQPYADLLDDSWNYGSDEVAIESAIRDGILGKMPPSPELSRDEVRAVMEYLKELRRNR
- the queD gene encoding 6-carboxytetrahydropterin synthase QueD, yielding MYTVFKDFTFAAAHFIVGHQGGCENLHGHNYRVRVFAAAESLDELGMVVDFANLKAVMAQVLDPFDHRVINDIPPFDQRSTTAESLASFVHGEVARRLSDDRVTIPRVEVWENDTSCAIYEP